The genomic DNA GTGATCGAATACACCGGTTGGGGCATCAGGATCATCCATTGTCAACACAAGAGACCGGGCTTCTTCATCAACACCGCTAATAGTAAGAGGTGGACTAATATTGTCACCGTCACATGTATATTTAACCGGTAGATCTTTACCTTCCTCAAAAGCAGTACTGGAAAGTGTAAGTCCATTCCTTTCTAGATCGTTCATTTTGCTCATTTCTCTTTAGACAGCGCAACAACCGTATTTATGACACACCGGAGATAATAAAACCGCCCAGCTAATGCTGAGACGGTGTCGAAACGCTTCTATCATGTGATGACGCTTATTTTTTGATCTTTCTCTTCCTCGGGACTAAACTTTTCTTGGTGAATTTCCCCGTGCGCCGACCGGCCGGTTTCCCATGGATCGGACAATCCGGATTTTTTGAGCTGATGGGGCCGAATATCACTCCGAGTGAATTGCGATATCGAGAACAAGAACATTTCTTCCCGTAAATTACATCATCACATACAGGACAGGTTGGATACGTAGTACTGTGCTCGTTACCACATTTTCCGCATCTGATTTCAATCATCTCTCACTCTCCTTGTTGCATTTTTGAAGCAAAAAATAACTCTCAGCCTCCCTCTCCCCACGTATAGTACCGTTCTTTACACTTCGTGCAAGCAAGCAAATTAATGTGCAACCAAACCTACAATAGTGTGTAACAACCTGTATTACATGCTCTTATATCGCTTCACTGTTGCACAAAAGACATCCTCTCTCACAACAAAAGCTAAAGGAACAGCGTACCAATCTGCGCCAGAACAAAAAATAAGTATAGCACAACGAGCAAGAGTCCTTCCCTTCGAGAGATCGATCTTTTTGACTTCAAGAAAAGCGACGCAAAGAAGAAAGACAAAGCAGTAAAAACAATACCGACCATCAAAATGTGCGAGTCATTCAAACGAACGGGAGAAATGAGTGCCACTATTCCAAGCGTCAATGTTGAGTTGATAGCCGCCGCCCCAAAAATATCGCCGAGCGCCACACCGCCGTGTTTTTTCAATACACTTCGCAAGCCAATAGTAAGTTCAGGCAGACTGGTACATGTACCGACGATCAATACCCCCACGAGTACTTCAGATATACCAATTGCGAGCGAGAAGTCCTTTGCGTTTACAACTATCGTAAGTGTAGCAACGATCAAAGCAGCAACACCTATCGCAAAAATAAGTAAGTGTTTAGAGAAATCTTTCCAACTCGTAGCAACCTCATTCACTGAAGCAACTAGGTGAGGACGGAGAACTTTGCGGCCCAAAATAGTATCGTCAATGTCTAGAAGTCTAAATATAAGCACAACAAAAAGCACTAACAGTATTGAACCGTCAAGCCGCGAAAGCGTACCATCGAGCGCCAGCATAAGTGGGGCAAGCATCACAGAGAGTTCGATGAGCCGATTTTCCTTAAAGTGTGCGTAATCTTTAAGATTGATTGAACCACCCACAACAGCAACGGCACCAAGTATAAGCGTGAGATTCACTATGTTAGTACCGAGAATATCTCCAAATGAAAGCTCTGATACACCCAAAAGAGCGGAATTGATACCCACCGATAACTCAGGAAGCGCGGTCGCGAGTGCGATCAAGAAGAAAGAAAGCACGTACTCAGAGACGGAAAGAAAACGCGCCAGCACACTCAGCGACCGAACAACGTACTTCCCTGCCTGGATCAAGGCAAAGATCGCTATAAAAATGACAAGAAGAGAATAAAAAATATCCATAGATTCTAAGTTCTGAATAATGTGAAATCCTAACGATCTCTTCACAATCGGTATCTAACATATATCAGTATAACTGAAATAGTATCTTACCGTATGGGGACTGGACATTCTAAATACAGAAATTCTAAAAGCCACCATTACACCGATCAATTTCTGTGGCAGAAAATCTTCGGTTTGCTAAGATGGTTACATGTCAAAAAAGAAGATGTCCAGCGGCACAGCACACAAACTACCGAGCGATCTGCGAAGAGCGCTTTCCTCCTCTTCGAAAGCCCTTGTGACATGGGAGGACATTACACCCCTTGCCCGCAATGAATGGATCTGCTGGACGATATCGGTCAAGACCAAAGAAACAAGAAAAAAACATATTGAACGAGCAATTGAGGAACTCGCGGAAGGAAAGCGCCGCCCGTGCTGCTGGATGGGTTGCGTCCATCGGAAAGACAAGCCGGCAAGCCCTTCACAAAAATACCTACTCAATAGACATTCCAAGAAGTCATCGTGAGGACCATCAAATCTATGAACGCCTCAACGCGTTGAGGCGTTCAGCATAATACATTACTGCTATCGCGATGAGGTTAAACCGGTGTTTGCTCCGATTGATAAAGGAAGTTAGAACGTGTTTGGTATAAAAAGAACCCTTCGCTTGTCGCTAAGGGCTCAGTACGCAATATGGATTTCAGAGAGCTTAAGTGCCCTCAGCCAACGTCGGTGTAACTGTACTCTTTGCCTTGTAGGTCAGGGCATAGCTCTTCGAGCTTTGCACGAATAACTTCAAAGCGTTTTTCGGAGAGTGATTCCCAATCACACACCTCAAACCAAGCAACTTTGTGCAACTCTTGAAGCAGCTTGTGCGCGGCGTCGCTTTGGTTGCCAATACTCGAATCTCGTTGTTGCACAAGAGCGCGTATTCTTCGATGTAACTCCCCACAAGCGTTATTCGCTGTCTCATGTGCTTGAGGAGAGTTCGAACCAGAAAGACCTTCTTCATATCTGACTTTATCTACGAGCTTGTTTATTTCCAGGTCAGATGTGTGCTGGGGATAATAAGGTGCTCCACCGGGCATGGTGCATCCTTTCAGTTAAGAATTAAAGGAACAGGAGTGTTTGCCAACAATAGTACCACTGAGAATGAAGTTCGACTTCACTATTTCCACCACGTCTATCTCTTCCTCTGAAGCCTCTTCGGGTGATTCGATTTCAGGATGCTTCTTTCTTTGGGCTGGAGCTCAGACTATATCATCTGTGACAGTAGAGAAGGTCTTGAATTCTTCGGAATTTAAGTAAGCCTGAGTTTTGATCAATAGCAAGGCTTTATCGCTAGGATCACGAGGAACAAGTCGGCAGATTATCCTTAATCGCGTTGTATCTTGGTTTGTCAGGCACTCTATTCCCAGAGGATAGTCCTCCTCAGGTTCTGGTGTTCGAAGACCGCTTCCACCAATTGATCGATAGTACCGATCAACGTTATGCACCGCACTTTTGAGCTTGAAAACAACAAATGATTGCCCAGACTCAAGAGCTTGGATCAGACCACCCTCCCACGCAGAAACAGGCTCGTATTGAGTGATCTCCATGTAGAAGCTTACATATCTTCTCTGACGGATCTTTATTTGCAGCAAACGTCTCCATTGCGTTTTAATGAACGTAAGCATCTACAGCTCCTTCTGTTTTGTCAGGTTGGGAAACTCTTCATAAATACTGACATTTAAATTTAAAATGTCAATATTTGTTCTTGAATTCTAACCTGAATCGCAACGAAGACTTTTGAACGCCTCAACGCGTTGAGGCGTTCAGCATAATACATTACTGCTATCGCGATGAGGCTAACCTAACTCCCGAGGTTAAACCTCGGGAGGATAGAAATTTGCTCACTCCCCACGGAGGCAAGAACAACAAAACGGCTACGCGCAAGGCGTAGCCGTTTTGATCGTTTGCTCCGGGGGTGGGGATCGGGGTCAAGTCACTAAGCTCACTCATCCCTTCGGTCTTCATTCACTAAGTGCTTCCTCCCCGGACTCGGCGACAAGCACTCCCTTCGGTCGTCTTGTAATACCGCCTCCGTCTTTCGATCCCCACCGCCGAAGAGAACCAGAAAGACCCTACCGCTGTCGCGATAGGGTCTAACTGGTTCTAGCTCCGGGGGTGGGGATCGAACCCACGACCACTCGATTACACTTATCCAACTGTTTCCAGAAGGGGTGGACTATATCATCTCCCGTTGTTTTATAACACGAGGGAGCGAGGCGCTTCCCATTCGCTGTTAGGCGAACGGTACTCCGTAAAGGATAGTCTCTGAACCTTTCCGCCGACTGGCGGACTTGGCTGCGGATTTCCATATTCTTTCGAACGTAGGATTCCCGACAATTCACCTCGTTATCATTCCTGAGTTTCCTCAGGAAGCTGCGAGACACCGTCGTGAACCTCCATATGGCAATTGGCACAAAGTAACACACACTTTTCGATTTCAGCTTTTATCTTTTCCCATGACCTTGTAAGACCACGAGCAGACATGCCGAACTCTTTCTTTGATTCATCCTTATGATGAAAACTAAGTGCGCGCGGAGATTTGTGGTAACCACACAAGGCACACTTACCGCCCATATGGTCGCGAGCCATCTGACGAAGTTTTTTTCTTCGTTTCTTCACAGCTTCACGCATATATACGGCGCGGTCGGCGTATGTTCGTTTTTCTGGCATACATAGTTGAGTATACCATCTTCAACAAACAAGTAGTTCACAGTCGAGCGCTCTGCCGCTGAGCTACCCCGGATTATGAGGAGCGGAACGGGATAATTTTTCTACAGCACCCGCTTTTTGAGAAATTTCATTTCTCAGATTCCGTGGGGCGAAATATACTGAAAAGCTTGTTTTTCTGTATATTGAGCCTCAACGGAACGAGGACTCAGTCCTCGGAAAGCGGGTGCTGACAAAAGAATTATCACATTGCGTCCGAACTGCACGCCGTGGCAAGGTTTCCTTCCCCCGGATATTCTGTATGTGTAAGTACATCTACGCCGTCAGCGCAAGCTCTGCTTGCCAGTACGCTTTTGCATAACTCTCGCACATCTTCGGGGCAAGGTCTGCTTACCCCGAAATGATTTCTGTAAAATACAAACGCTCACTGAGCGTCTTAACATTGTACTTAAAAAGAACAACTTCGCAAATTATACATGACCATATTTTCATTGCTATTGTATTTAAAGTAACGTACACTGTATGAAATCGACTCTGCAACAGATACTCTGTTTCAGCTCACCGGTTTACATTATCCACGTTTCTCAAACAACACAAGAATGGCACAAGGAACAATCAAAAAGCTAATGTCAGATCGAAACTTCGGTTTCATCGACATTGAAGGACAGGACAAAGACCTCTTCTTCCACGCAGACCAGCTGCAGGGCGTAACATACGACGAGCTTAACGAGGGCGACACCGTAGAGTTTGAAGTAGCTGAGACCGAAAAAGGTCCAAGCGCAAGCAACGTTACTCGAGTTTAAGTACAACTCAAGCAAATCAAAAACACCCGCCAGGAGGCGGGTGTTTTTGTATTCTCGTACTCGTACGTAATTGGATGGCTAGTTAGAATGACTAGCATCTGAAAAAACTAATTCTCCTCTCCCTCATCTCGAACAGTTCGTTCCACTCCTTCCTCTTCTACCGAGATCATAGCGTCATGATCTGCACGAATAGTAGCTGCGAGCGTGGAGCCAAAACTCTGATCACCCTTACGGGAAAGAAACCCGTACCACGGGTAGTCCACTGAAACATCGCCGTCAGCCTCAGCTCGAGCAACTGCCGTTACACTCTTAGGAATGAATCCGAACAGATACACCCGTGAATTGTATGTAACCTCGGTCGCCTCAGCGTCAGTTGCAATGTCCTCCACTTCCTCGTTTTCTATCGCGGCTGAAGCAACCTTGATGCCGAAGTCATTTGCTGAATTCACCTCATTTGCAGCCGCTAGCCGTGCCCGCACTGCTTCTTTCTGCTCAGGATTCCACCCTCTGACTTCAGCCCCAGAAACACGCAGGCTTATATTGCTCCTTGTTAGCGATTCAACGGAATCCTCATCATCACAATCGTCGCTCCCGCATACTTGTCGAATTGACACTCCTTGATACAGAAGCGGACTCGACTGATCTATCATAAGAACATCCATTAGCTTCGGGCTTGCCGCATCAATTTCCTTTGTTGCCCTAAGACTTGGTGTTGCTTTATCAAGCTCCTTGGTCACGCCCGTACGAGTTGGAACACCGTCACCATCATCGTCTTCATCGTGTGGATCAACAACTCCTTCGGTTTCATTAGATCGCGATGAGTTATGATTTTGTGCCCGACCGTCTGAATCACTTTCTGTCCTGACATCAGCGTGACCGTCAGCATCTGTGTCTGAATCGTTCATCTCTCGCTCTTCCTCTGAGTCATCCGAAACACCGTCGTCGTCACTATCCTCATCCTGAGCAGAAACAGTGGCTGACCCCTCAGCTTGGATCCGTACCGGTGATTCTTCGTCTGTGTCATGATCGTCTCCATCGTGCCCTTGCACCACAAGAGCGCCTCCGGAGAGCGCCATGAGCATACACATCGCAACGAGTACTGAAAAATTCTTCATATTACGCTTATATTATACTTATATTACATCCGGTTAATTACTGTTATTTATCCTTTTACGTATCACTGCCACTAGCAAGTAGTCTACCACACAAGTCTATTAATCTACCTCAGGTAGGTCCTTTAGTGATAGTCCTGCCGACTATCAAAAACAGTTTGTGCTTTTTGCATCCCCTCTTCCGGTGTTATGTCGCCTTTACGCACCGCCTCTGTTATAGAAGCCATCTGCGCCGGCTCACCGTCCAAACTCCCCGTACTCATTTCTTGTAAAAGACGCTGGTTGATCCGTTCGATGGCTTCCTCAGGGCTTATCTCGGGTTGTGGTTCAGGTGTTTTTTCATTCATATACAAACTATATCACTTTATGTCTACCACGGTATCATGCTACAATCCACATATGACATTTTCACATCCGGCGGTCTATATTCCCACAACCCTTACCGTACTGCTTGCTGCAGGGCTCGGATATACCTATTACGACTTCTCAATGAAGCTTGAGGCGACGCAAAGCGAGCTTGCTTCGAGTACCGAACGTGTTGCCGCGCTTGAAGATGAGCTTGCGAGCTCAGAGAAGATCAGTACAGAGCTTGCTGAGCGACTACGCGAGGAGGAGGCGATCGTTGATGAATTCAGCGACACGATCCGAGAACTTTCCGGTGATATTGGTCACCTAACCCGACTTGAAGAAGTTGACGAGGAACTTTTGCAAAAATACTCTAAAGTATATTTCTTAAATGAACACTATCACCCGGGACAGCT from Candidatus Paceibacterota bacterium includes the following:
- a CDS encoding cold shock domain-containing protein, translated to MAQGTIKKLMSDRNFGFIDIEGQDKDLFFHADQLQGVTYDELNEGDTVEFEVAETEKGPSASNVTRV
- a CDS encoding YdeI/OmpD-associated family protein; translation: MSKKKMSSGTAHKLPSDLRRALSSSSKALVTWEDITPLARNEWICWTISVKTKETRKKHIERAIEELAEGKRRPCCWMGCVHRKDKPASPSQKYLLNRHSKKSS